From one Polynucleobacter sp. UK-FUSCHL-C3 genomic stretch:
- the rdgB gene encoding RdgB/HAM1 family non-canonical purine NTP pyrophosphatase → MNQSLVLASNNAGKLREFAELLKPFAIDVIAQGQLSIPAAEEPFETFVDNALAKARHASLLSALPALADDSGICVDALGGAPGVRSARFAGEHCSDRDNNRKLISALENQPNRRAHYVCVLALVRSATDSQPLIVETRWDGEIIDTPRGANGFGYDPYFYLPEQGKTAAELLAEHKNQISHRGQALRNLMSQLQNSSFFTANA, encoded by the coding sequence ATGAATCAAAGCCTAGTATTAGCATCCAATAATGCTGGGAAGTTGCGTGAGTTTGCTGAACTTCTAAAACCATTTGCAATCGATGTGATAGCCCAAGGGCAACTGAGTATCCCGGCTGCAGAGGAACCCTTTGAAACCTTTGTGGATAATGCGCTAGCCAAGGCAAGACATGCTAGCTTACTCAGTGCTCTGCCAGCTTTAGCGGACGACTCGGGGATCTGTGTCGACGCCTTAGGTGGTGCGCCTGGAGTACGCTCTGCTCGTTTTGCAGGGGAGCATTGTTCTGATCGCGATAACAACCGGAAACTGATATCGGCATTAGAAAATCAACCAAATCGTCGCGCCCATTACGTTTGTGTCTTGGCATTGGTTCGCAGCGCCACAGATTCACAACCTCTCATTGTAGAAACACGCTGGGATGGGGAAATCATCGATACGCCACGGGGTGCCAATGGCTTTGGCTATGACCCCTACTTTTACCTGCCCGAGCAGGGCAAAACTGCTGCTGAGTTGCTAGCGGAGCATAAAAACCAAATTAGTCATCGAGGTCAAGCCTTAAGGAACCTCATGAGCCAATTACAAAACTCTTCTTTCTTTACCGCTAATGCTTGA